From the Conger conger chromosome 13, fConCon1.1, whole genome shotgun sequence genome, the window AACGCAACGATGGAGGGCAGTTTGCTCAGGGGCACACCGAATAGCAGGGGGCACAGTTCCGCCTGAGAATTCAGGGTCATCATGCGGGAGAAGGGGCAGCTGGCGTCCTCACAGGTCTGGTCTGTACAGGCAGGCAGGGCTCAGAGTCACGTTCACACACCCGGAACGGGACCGCGTGCAGGACACACTCCTGTACACAGCAAGGCTCAAACAGACGCACGCTGCAGACAGGCTTCACTGGACGCCTGACAGCACGCTGCGCTCTACTGCCCTGACACCATGCTGCGCTCTACTGCCCTGACACCATGCTGTGCTCATTCAGTTACTGCCCTGACACCACGCTGTGCTCATTCAGTTACTGCCCTGACAGCACGCTGTGCTCTACTGCCCTGACACCACGCTGTGCTCTACTGCCCTGACACCACGCTGCGCTCTACTGCCCTGACACCACGCTGTGCTCTACTGCCCTGACAGCACGCTGTGCTCTACTGCCCTGACACCACGCTGCGCTCTACTGCCCTGACACCACGCTGCACTCTACTGCCCTGACAGCACGCTGCACTCATTCAGCTACTGCCCTGACACCACGCTGTGCTCATTCAGCTACTGCCCTGACACCACGCTGTGCTCATTCAGTTACTGCCCTGACACCACGCTGCACTCTACTGCCCTGACAGCACGCTGCACTCATTCAGTTACTGCCCTGACACCACGCTGCACTCTACTGCCCTGACACCACGCTGCGCTCTACTGCCCTGACACCACGCTGCGCTCTACTGCCCTGACACCACGCTGCACTCTACTGCCCTGACAGCACGCTGCACTCATTCAGTTACTGCCCTGACACCACGCTGCACTCTACTGCCCTGACACCACGCTGCGCTCTACTGCCCTGACACCACGCTGCGCTCTACTGCCCTGACACCACGCTGCGCTCTACTGCCCTGACACCACGCTGCACTCATTCAGTTACTGCCCTGACAGCACGCTGCACTCTACTGCCCTGACAGCACGCTGCACTCATTCAGTTACTGCCCTGACACCACGCTGCACTCTACTGCCCTGACACCACGCTGCGCTCTACTGCCCTGACACCATGCTGTGCTCATTCAGTTACTGCCCTGACACCACGCTGTGCTCATTCAGTTACTGCCCTGACACCACGCTGCACTCTACTGCCCTGACAGCACGCTGCACTCTACTGCCCTGACAGCACGCTGCACTCTACTGCCCTGACAGCACGCTGCACTCATTCAGCTACTGCCCGGTCCTTTTACAGCACCAAGGATGCAATCTCATAAAGAGCTTTGTTTGTCCAAAGTTGTCCAGAGATTTCACAGACGCTAAACTTGATTTACAGGAAATCATGAATTAAGAAAAGGCGTGCCATGGGTGCTCATGCTAGCATGTCACTGTTTTTTTACAGTTCTAACAGGAAACTTGCTCAAGGACGTGCTCAGAGTGGCTGTGTAAAGTCAGAGGTGTTGGGCGTGGGCTTGTGAGCACGCAGATGCATTTCTGTATGTGcatcttatttctatttttttcatttaatgctaccttgtttaataaaaatatcAACTTCAAAATTTCTCAGCAAACTTTTGAGCAGTAGTGTAAATCATGAATATTGTGAAAATCAATTTTGGGAAATGCCATACATTCTTTAGACTCAACAGATACTTAGTCTTAATGTTTTCCTCTCAGTCTCCTGACTTGTAAAAGCTGAGCATTATAATTTCATGCATCTAATGAAAATTTCCATGTGACTTTGGACAATATAGTGGCACTGTACTATAATACACTGGAAATGGAGATGCTACCAGCCAGAACCACCTGTGGTCCAGAAGGACAGAGGACGTAAGCAGGGCATGAGCTGCATATCTGGTATCTAGTTTATCGTATCGCTGATCGACTCACAGAAGCCAAACTCGGTGCAGGTCTGATAAAACCACTGGCGTTCGCCGACGCCTTTGCCTGTTAAGGGGCTGGTGTTattgagctccataatgttctTCGCGTGAGAGGCCTGCAGGCAGGGCTCCTTTGTCACGTCCAGGTAGACCTAACAGAGACATGGGACAAAACTGAAACTGTACActggtgtaaaacccagctgtgaccagcttgacattaccagctaccagctgtttcaaaacctagcatgaACATGTCAGTAACAGTCTGCGGCGATGCAGGAATGTGTACACGCGGGAAAGTAAGTGTCCTTAAAGGGCCCATGTTGTGGAAAATTActtttcccttgctatgtgattataaaggagttggaGGTGTTATAGAAACACTGTGAAGGTATAAAAAAATGCGCAGTCCTCAAATAAATCCCCACAATCCGTACGGAGAAAGTGTGCACGTAAACACGCCGTTTGGAATTCCGTGAagtagtgacatcacaacgatacgTTCGTTTGCTTCAGCGCGGCACACCTTCAAGCTGGAAACAAATCCAAATGCTCAGTCAGTTGATGGgagccagccaatcagggcaGAGGTTTGTTGACGTCAATGGGCCTTAAAGTCACAGTCTCCAAAACAGCCTGTTCGTTGTAAAGCTCATAAGAGGTGCTTGAGAATGGACGTTTAAAACTGGAtcgattgtttttggtacttaaaacccaCACGAACGCCTTCTTATGGAtgtcaggacctaaaataaaacacgacATGGGCAGGAATAAGAACGTGAGAAACAGAACAAACCTTGACTAGTTTCATCAGCCTATCGTAagcctcttcctcctgctcgaACTCCTCGCTCTTATTGGTTATGAGGGTGCAGAGCTTCTCGATGGTCATTGGCGCCCCCTCTCCGTCATACTGGACGGTGCCCATGACGATGTCGGCCAGGCTCTGGATCAGCTCCGTCTGGTCCTCTGGCCCCTCCAGAGGCTCACAGCTGCTGAAGTCCTTCCCCGCCTGCGTCTCATTGCCCCCCAGGAGCTTGGCCTCCACGGCAGCGAAGGCCTCCCAAacgtcactcacacactgatacacagacacacacacagttaatacacacacacacacacacacacacacacacacacacacacacacacacactgcactcatacactgatacacacacacacacactgcacccatacactgatacacactcatacacacacagttaatacacacacacacacacacacacacacacacacacacggcacccatacactgatacacacacatacacacacagttaatacacacacacaaacacacacacacacagttaatacacacacacacaccgcatccacacactgagagacacacacacagttaatatacacacacaccacacccatacagttaatacatgcacacatgcacatacagttaatacacacaccacacccatacagttaatacatgcacacatgcacacacagttaatacacacactgagacaaacacagttaatacacacacacatacagtcaatacatacacacacacacacacacagttaatacgtacacacacacatagagttaacacacacacacataagctatggtagcacacaaacacatacacattcatgaACCAATGCAAATGTGTACACAAAATAGACATATAACCTCATACAGGTGTCAGTAATTACTGGAGTCAGTAATGCACAGGTGTCAGTTATCACTGGAGTCAGTAATGCACAGGTGTCAGTAATCACTGGAGTCAGTAATGCACAGGTGTCAGTAATCACTGGAGTCAGTAATGCACAGGTGTCAGTAATCACTGGAGTCAGTAATGCACAGGTGTCAGTAATCACTGGAGTCAGTAATGCACAGGTGTCAGTAATCACTGGAGTCAGTAATGCACAGGTGTCAGTAATCACTGGAGTCAGTAATGCACAGGTGTCAGTAATCACTGGAGTCAGTAATGCACAGGTGTCAGTAATGCACAGGTGTCAGTAATCACTGGAGTCAGTAATGCAGTAATGTGTCACTTACCTTCATTGAGCCCCCGACATTGGGATTCATCAGACTTTCCCCGACCACCTAAATCAGAACACATCCCGTTCATTAAACCTGAAAAAGCGCTCTTTACACTCTCAGCTGAAATGTGTGGCAGTCTGGAGGTGTAGCCACGCTGGAATGTTACCTTGTTGTAGGTGGAGAAGTCCAGCTTGGCTTTAATGGGGGCAGAAGAAGCCACAGCCCCGTAGACCAGGTGAGGAAACTGGAAGGACAGCAGGAGTCTGTATGACTGCTGAACACGTGCTGGACAGAAATCAGCACGGACCACAGTACcgacacagacaggaggagtgTACAGACAGTGTACAGACACTAGCGTAGGCATTGGCACAAGAACTATCAAAGACACTAGTAAAAACGAAtcaactctcagaaataaagtaacAGCGGAGGTACATAAAGTAACAGTGGATGTATgctgaaagaacaaaaaaggtACAGATTAATTACACTGAgaaatttattaggtatttatcagacttttttattttttacttatttgtcttctgctgctgtagtctatccacttaagaggtctgatgcattgtgtgttcagagatgctcttctgcataccactgttgtaatttgtggttatttgcattattgtcaccttcctgtcagccctgaccagtctggcccttctcctctgacctctctcattaacgtgtttttacctgcagaactgctgctcactggatgtttttttgtttttcgcaccattgtcttcaaactctagagaatgttttgtgtgaaaacatctgttgagatactcaaaccaccctatctggcaccaacaatcattccacggtcaaagtcacttagaacacatttcttcccttccctttctgacatttggtatgaaaaacagctgaacctcttgaccacatggcttttatgcatttaattgttgCCACATTATTGGGtcatttaatatttgcattaacaagctggtgtacaggtttacctaataaagcattcactgagtgtatatattattggctaggggtacagcgacaagcatttgtacctttttaggcactttatttctgagagtttaTCACAGACACTGGCAAAAACAATATCACAAAAACTGTGACAAAAACCGGCACAGATTTTACAACAGACACAGGCACGGACTCTACAGCAGACACTGGTACAGACTCTACAACAGACACAGGTACAAGTACTAACATCACTATAGGCCGTGGCTATAGCAGCCTATCGGCGTTCAGGCAAATAGAGCTCACAGCTGTCCATCTgttatgtgtgtcagtgtctaaGTGGCAGTTCCAATGGGTGTCAAATGTCTATCATTCGGCTGGGAttgtgacagccaatcagcagttgTGTTAGTTAGTGGGCGTGGCCGGGAGGCGGCGAGCGCGTACCTTCCCGCGGAACCAGGCGGACAGGGAGCCGGGGTAGGAGCCTCCGAAGCTGATCCAGGTGTTCCTGTGGGTCAGCTTGTACTTCTGGCTGATGAACTTGTGGAAGGATACCAGGTCCACCAGACTGTGAGGAAGAACATGCACACGGAGCGAACCTTAAAGGACAGCACCACCTCCGGCATCGCCCCAaagaatttacattacattacagttatttagctgacacttgtATCCAAACGACTTGTGGTTGATTGGACAAAGCAggtccccctggagcaatgtggggttaagggcccaacagctgcatggatcttattttggctacaccggtgcttgaaccactaaccttccaggtcccagtcatgtaccttagccactcggctataggctgcccctaaTCCCATAATCCGTTCCTTACTACTCTCTCTTTCCACCTATCCTCATTGCTATTGGTTTGACCCCCAGTTGTCTGCACAATTCCCCCCAGAATAACTAAACTATGGACCCGCTGTTTCTTTTTTACACTCTTCGCACCTTTTCCTTTACTTTCTCCCTTCAGTGTCCACCCATACTGGCCTATAAAAATACTTTTACCagccacagtaaaaaaaaaaagtggtatAATGACTGAGTCCGCAGTCTGGTTGGCCAACTGCAGTCGATGGCTAATGTGGAACTGGAAGGGTTAGTGACCATCATGCCAAACCTCCAGAGCCCGATTAGCGGGGACAGGCTCATTCTCATCAGCCCTATCCCTCCACCTCTCGGCCTCACTCACTTATGTTGGCTGCGCAGGTAGCGCAGATTGTCGATCTCCAGGCCATCTGGATTGATGCTCTCCCCGTAGAAGCGGTGCTCCAGAGCCACAAGCAGGGCGCCGTGCTCCTCTGCCATCTCCACATGGTGACCTGGGAGCGGGACCAAAGGGCTAGAGCAGCTACCGGACCGGACATTAGAATTATATGGTTCTAACATGAGCGTATATATGTCTTGAAGATGTTTGTATCGGTCAATTTGAc encodes:
- the prss16 gene encoding thymus-specific serine protease; protein product: MNLPLVRCAYLLLLINFAQSGRVMRKMKEYVHRAQYQRAHEHLLMRAMSGKAHANDVQQGVIIQPLDPFIETSDTFPQRYFINEAYWKDPHGPVFLYIGGEAALSMYSVLTGHHVEMAEEHGALLVALEHRFYGESINPDGLEIDNLRYLRSQHNLVDLVSFHKFISQKYKLTHRNTWISFGGSYPGSLSAWFRGKFPHLVYGAVASSAPIKAKLDFSTYNKVVGESLMNPNVGGSMKCVSDVWEAFAAVEAKLLGGNETQAGKDFSSCEPLEGPEDQTELIQSLADIVMGTVQYDGEGAPMTIEKLCTLITNKSEEFEQEEEAYDRLMKLVKVYLDVTKEPCLQASHAKNIMELNNTSPLTGKGVGERQWFYQTCTEFGFYQTCEDASCPFSRMMTLNSQAELCPLLFGVPLSKLPSIVAFTNHFYGGDHPQTHRVLYVNGNIDPWHELSMLSNGTARADRDRAILINGTAHCADMRSAHTEDPPSLIEAHREIEMHVTKWLKFAAWENQSANQPDHLTDY